In Deltaproteobacteria bacterium, the genomic stretch CGGATCAACATATCGGCAACGACTTCGCCCGCCCCGTACGGAGACGCCGTCACGTTGGCCACCACCGGGAACGCGGACGGCCCTTGAGGGACCGCCCGCAGCTCGGGCGCGAGCCGGTCCGCCGCGGGCCGCATCAAGGCGCAATGGAACGGGGCGCTCACGGGGAGCGGAAGGACCCGCTTCGCCCCGGCCGCCTTCGCCGCCTCGCACGCCGCCGCCACCGCTTTCGCCGCCCCCGAGATCACGATCTGGCCGCCGCCGTTGAAATTCGCCGGCGACACGACGCCGTGCGCCGCGCCCGCCCGGCACGCCTCCTCGACCAGTTCCGTGGAAAGCCCGAGGATCGCCGCCATCGCCCCCTCGCCCACCGGGACAGCTTCCTGCATGTATTTCCCGCGCGACCGCAGGACCCGGACCGCCTCCCGCAAAGGAAGGACCCCGGCCGCGACCAGCGCGGAATATTCCCCGAGGGAGTGTCCCGCCGCGCAGGCCGGC encodes the following:
- the fabD gene encoding ACP S-malonyltransferase; the protein is MGKDLHDAYPVARRTFEEASEALSRDMAALCFRGTGEELRMTENTQPAIFTVSVAAFRVLAAETGVRPACAAGHSLGEYSALVAAGVLPLREAVRVLRSRGKYMQEAVPVGEGAMAAILGLSTELVEEACRAGAAHGVVSPANFNGGGQIVISGAAKAVAAACEAAKAAGAKRVLPLPVSAPFHCALMRPAADRLAPELRAVPQGPSAFPVVANVTASPYGAGEVVADMLIRQITAPVRWEESVRTMRAAGADAFLEVGPGKVLSGLLRRIEKDAATAVFCGPADLDGAKGLTA